A portion of the Corynebacterium jeikeium genome contains these proteins:
- the budA gene encoding acetolactate decarboxylase, with amino-acid sequence MASMTTHENFPTVRHTIFQNSLMSALLDGIYDGEMTIGEILGHGNFGIGTFDGLDGEMVILDGVCWQVRHDGSATRATMDQRSPYTVVTNFVPHTVMDAPENLTRKEISPIIDSLVPSQNFMYALRITGEFEWVKTRTVVKQEKPYQKMVDATEEDASVDFENLQGTIAGFRTPVYEKGISVPGCHVHFLAEGGTGGGHVLDFKLRSGTIELCPGTDLQLRLPLTAEFSDADLDPEDLDEQIHKTEVKE; translated from the coding sequence ATGGCTTCCATGACCACTCACGAGAATTTTCCAACGGTCCGACACACAATTTTCCAAAACTCACTGATGTCCGCACTGCTCGATGGCATCTACGACGGCGAGATGACCATTGGCGAAATCCTTGGTCATGGAAACTTCGGCATCGGCACCTTCGACGGTCTCGATGGCGAAATGGTAATCCTCGACGGTGTCTGCTGGCAGGTGCGTCACGACGGCTCCGCGACCCGGGCCACCATGGATCAGCGCAGCCCCTACACGGTGGTCACCAACTTCGTTCCCCACACGGTGATGGATGCGCCGGAAAACCTGACTCGCAAGGAAATTAGCCCCATCATCGATTCCCTGGTGCCGAGCCAAAACTTTATGTACGCACTGCGGATTACCGGCGAATTTGAGTGGGTGAAGACTCGAACCGTCGTAAAGCAGGAAAAGCCGTATCAGAAGATGGTTGATGCGACGGAAGAAGACGCGTCGGTTGATTTCGAGAACCTGCAGGGCACGATTGCGGGCTTCCGCACGCCGGTCTATGAGAAGGGAATTTCGGTGCCCGGCTGTCACGTGCACTTCCTCGCGGAAGGCGGCACCGGCGGCGGGCATGTGCTGGACTTTAAGCTGCGCTCGGGCACTATCGAACTGTGCCCGGGCACTGACCTGCAGCTTCGCCTTCCGCTAACGGCGGAATTCTCGGATGCTGACCTGGATCCGGAAGACCTGGATGAGCAGATTCACAAAACCGAGGTCAAGGAGTAA